The Chryseobacterium aureum genome contains a region encoding:
- a CDS encoding vitamin K epoxide reductase family protein, with translation MIFDKLINHLKLDKQEFIFQFNSHPNYPSALAFSDTLNFMGVKNDAYELDKEYWDELPEEFIAIVENSFSLVKKSGTHYSVYSEKAKTFGKEELYTKSTDFVLLFEKTENAEHKQAFNFKPVLYIIFAAVLAYSLISQTIYEAIFNLLSLAGVYISLEIFNQKFGNTSSVIGSICGGGGAAASQTVNSCDKIIKQDKTSILGLKFADFSLIYFAGLAVLGLFLPATAYIAKGFTFVSVLAIGYSLYIQAFVEKTFCRVCLLIISILAGQLVISSLFFQNLSFSVGTLLLTVILWALVFSAIFYFNTLLEQKETLQKSNAKNLRFKRNYELFKNQMEQNEKIEFQDTETFAVGKRDAKLRISIVSNPYCGFCKDAHKLAEGLLEKYPDSVSLQMRFNYTPDRAPEKYTQLISDFTHIYHNKPEKEFLHAVEEWFETKDESKINVLSGGNVTSENLNPLIEMSKENSNAGLSFTPIFIINGYQFPDKYDREDILFFIDELIEDDEI, from the coding sequence ATGATTTTTGACAAGCTAATCAACCATCTTAAACTCGATAAACAGGAATTCATTTTCCAGTTCAACTCCCATCCCAATTACCCTTCTGCACTGGCTTTTAGTGATACGCTTAATTTCATGGGGGTAAAAAATGACGCTTATGAACTCGACAAAGAATATTGGGATGAACTTCCTGAGGAGTTCATTGCCATTGTTGAAAACTCATTCTCTCTTGTAAAAAAATCAGGAACCCATTATTCCGTATATTCAGAAAAAGCAAAAACCTTTGGCAAAGAAGAACTTTATACCAAGTCAACAGATTTTGTACTTCTGTTTGAAAAAACGGAGAATGCAGAGCATAAACAGGCATTCAATTTCAAACCGGTTCTTTATATCATTTTTGCAGCTGTACTGGCTTACTCACTCATCAGCCAGACTATTTATGAAGCCATCTTCAATCTGCTTTCTTTGGCCGGAGTTTATATTTCTCTGGAAATTTTCAATCAGAAATTCGGAAACACATCCAGCGTAATCGGAAGTATCTGTGGTGGTGGAGGCGCTGCAGCGAGCCAGACCGTTAACTCGTGTGATAAAATCATCAAACAGGATAAAACCAGCATTTTAGGGCTCAAATTTGCCGATTTTTCCCTGATCTATTTTGCGGGTCTTGCGGTACTGGGATTGTTCTTACCTGCCACCGCTTATATCGCAAAGGGATTCACTTTCGTTTCTGTACTGGCAATAGGGTACTCTCTATACATTCAGGCTTTTGTAGAAAAAACATTTTGCAGGGTATGTCTTTTGATTATTTCAATCCTTGCAGGACAATTGGTAATCAGCAGCTTATTCTTTCAAAATTTATCTTTCAGTGTAGGAACCCTTCTGCTGACTGTTATTTTATGGGCGCTTGTTTTCTCTGCAATCTTTTATTTCAACACACTGCTTGAACAAAAGGAAACCCTTCAGAAATCGAATGCAAAAAATCTTAGATTCAAAAGAAACTATGAGCTTTTCAAAAATCAGATGGAGCAGAATGAAAAAATAGAATTCCAGGATACGGAAACTTTCGCAGTAGGAAAAAGAGATGCGAAGCTTCGTATTTCTATTGTCTCCAACCCATATTGCGGGTTCTGTAAAGATGCTCACAAATTGGCAGAGGGTCTTTTGGAGAAATATCCGGATTCTGTTTCTTTGCAAATGAGATTCAATTACACCCCGGACCGAGCTCCTGAAAAATATACACAGCTCATTTCAGACTTCACTCATATTTATCACAACAAACCCGAAAAAGAATTTTTACATGCGGTAGAAGAATGGTTCGAAACGAAGGACGAAAGCAAGATTAATGTTCTTTCCGGAGGAAATGTTACATCAGAAAATCTGAATCCACTGATAGAGATGTCTAAGGAAAACAGTAATGCAGGATTAAGCTTCACCCCTATCTTTATTATCAACGGATATCAGTTCCCGGACAAGTATGACCGTGAAGATATTTTATTCTTTATTGACGAATTAATAGAGGATGATGAGATTTAA
- a CDS encoding TlpA family protein disulfide reductase: MKKIYTLSAVLAAFALQAQFTITIQTPADFKDQDAILYTLNGSKDIIVTKEKSKNNTWTFKYPSHYMGMMKVYFPESNNTVSFISENKNVSFKLDVQNNKVKDVAYLDEANNLMSKQQEGSQKKELILPALSQIKEYYKDNTDFGKALKAEIDRLSGNSGSIDAAQHPFIAYYNTNYSKFLSNSPDSTKKANQEEIINFLDKSGDMLESSSLLRPVLVAYLNSGGNTNVTKSVDALLDRLKVETPRGQTVLSELIDIFDVYQMDEYKTKYLGLAKNLKCTITDRLASTLKSNANIEMGAAFPNYKFQSPVNTTAKSLYDIKADKKVIVFWSSTCSHCESELPKLLEKYNDFKSKNIQIVGLSLDVDKDSYSKKIAAFPWVNDSELRGWNSSYTDTYNIHATPTYFILDANNKIISKPDHVGDVLEYFKVK, translated from the coding sequence ATGAAAAAGATTTATACGCTATCTGCGGTTTTAGCTGCATTTGCTCTGCAGGCTCAGTTTACAATTACCATTCAGACGCCGGCAGATTTTAAAGATCAGGACGCTATTCTATATACACTAAACGGTTCGAAAGATATTATTGTTACTAAAGAAAAGAGTAAGAATAATACATGGACTTTTAAATATCCCAGCCATTATATGGGAATGATGAAGGTTTATTTCCCTGAATCAAATAATACGGTAAGTTTTATCTCTGAAAATAAAAACGTCAGCTTTAAGCTGGATGTCCAGAATAATAAAGTGAAAGATGTTGCCTATCTGGATGAAGCCAACAATCTGATGAGCAAACAGCAGGAGGGTTCACAGAAGAAAGAACTAATTTTGCCGGCTTTGTCGCAGATCAAAGAATATTATAAAGATAATACAGACTTCGGAAAAGCCCTGAAAGCTGAGATTGACAGGCTTTCCGGTAATTCAGGGTCTATTGATGCTGCCCAGCACCCTTTTATTGCTTATTATAACACGAATTACAGCAAGTTTCTTTCTAATTCACCGGATTCAACCAAAAAAGCAAATCAAGAGGAAATTATCAACTTCCTTGATAAATCTGGGGATATGTTAGAAAGCTCCTCACTATTAAGACCTGTATTGGTGGCATATCTGAACTCCGGAGGGAATACCAATGTTACAAAATCTGTTGATGCATTGCTAGACCGCTTAAAAGTGGAAACTCCAAGAGGGCAGACTGTATTGTCTGAGCTGATTGATATTTTTGATGTCTATCAGATGGATGAATATAAGACCAAATATCTGGGGCTGGCCAAGAATCTTAAATGCACCATTACTGACAGGCTTGCTTCTACACTGAAGTCCAATGCCAATATTGAAATGGGGGCTGCTTTTCCTAATTACAAGTTTCAGTCACCTGTAAATACTACTGCAAAATCTTTATACGATATAAAAGCAGATAAAAAGGTGATTGTGTTCTGGTCTTCCACATGTTCCCACTGTGAAAGCGAACTGCCGAAGCTTCTTGAGAAATACAATGATTTTAAATCTAAAAATATTCAGATCGTAGGGCTGTCTTTAGATGTAGACAAAGATTCTTATTCTAAAAAGATTGCTGCATTTCCTTGGGTGAATGATTCCGAATTAAGAGGATGGAACAGCAGTTATACCGATACGTACAATATTCATGCAACTCCGACGTATTTTATTTTGGATGCTAACAATAAGATTATCAGCAAACCAGACCATGTTGGTGATGTTTTGGAATATTTTAAGGTAAAATAA
- a CDS encoding HlyD family secretion protein: MKEDVLDNIELRSESVQDILTQPPHWMIRWGNTVIFIILLLILFMSYIIKYPEFVPAPIIVTSQNPPEKIEARTSSKIEKIFIKDHQEVKKNDVLMVMQSAANYKDILELKTLVDSITPDQLYTFPIARASRFKLGELQGEYNSFAKAFQDEALFTRLQPYAPENLAANQSISEYKVRIATLKQQKNLESIKYDLTKKNFNRSQELFNQGVISAMELENEKIKYLQAQQNLENLKISISQMDEGISNLNKTKSGAAINTEKDRITYSSQTLQLLEQLRKSLKQWELNYLVISSTDGVASFQQFFGENQFVKVGEPILSILPRNKEQLVGRMSVPTTNSGKIIPGEKVLIKLDNYRFQEYGIIEGKVQNISLIPDDKGNYYVDVILPKGLKTSYNKTLTFDKELRGSAEIVTQDLRLIERFFYQIRKLLGYQV, from the coding sequence ATGAAAGAAGACGTTTTAGACAATATTGAACTTCGCTCAGAAAGCGTACAGGATATTCTTACCCAGCCGCCCCATTGGATGATCCGCTGGGGAAATACTGTGATATTTATTATCCTCCTGCTGATTCTTTTTATGAGCTACATTATAAAATATCCGGAATTTGTTCCGGCTCCCATTATTGTAACTTCTCAGAATCCTCCGGAAAAAATAGAAGCAAGAACAAGTTCCAAAATTGAAAAAATATTCATAAAAGATCATCAGGAAGTTAAAAAGAATGACGTCCTTATGGTGATGCAGTCCGCAGCCAATTATAAGGATATTCTTGAACTGAAAACACTGGTAGATTCGATAACTCCTGATCAATTATACACCTTCCCTATTGCCCGCGCATCAAGATTTAAATTGGGCGAACTACAGGGAGAATACAACAGTTTTGCAAAGGCATTTCAGGATGAAGCGCTTTTTACAAGATTACAGCCTTATGCTCCGGAAAACCTTGCCGCCAACCAAAGTATTTCTGAGTATAAAGTAAGAATAGCGACCTTAAAACAACAAAAGAACCTGGAATCTATAAAATATGATCTGACAAAGAAAAATTTCAACAGATCTCAGGAACTTTTCAATCAAGGGGTAATTTCTGCTATGGAACTTGAAAATGAAAAAATCAAATATCTTCAGGCCCAGCAAAACCTGGAAAACCTTAAAATTTCCATTTCCCAAATGGATGAAGGCATTTCCAATCTTAATAAAACAAAAAGCGGAGCTGCCATTAATACAGAAAAAGACAGAATTACATACTCTTCACAGACTTTACAGCTTCTTGAGCAATTAAGAAAATCATTAAAACAATGGGAATTGAATTATCTTGTTATATCATCTACAGACGGGGTAGCAAGCTTCCAACAGTTTTTTGGAGAGAATCAGTTCGTAAAAGTGGGAGAACCTATCCTGTCTATACTTCCCAGAAACAAAGAGCAGTTAGTGGGCAGAATGTCTGTTCCTACCACTAACTCAGGAAAGATTATTCCGGGAGAAAAAGTACTGATCAAACTGGACAACTATAGATTTCAGGAATATGGCATCATTGAAGGAAAAGTACAGAATATCTCTCTGATTCCGGATGACAAGGGAAATTATTATGTAGATGTGATTTTACCGAAAGGATTAAAAACAAGCTATAACAAAACACTTACATTTGATAAAGAACTTAGAGGCAGTGCAGAAATTGTAACACAGGATCTCAGGCTGATTGAAAGATTCTTCTACCAGATTAGAAAGTTACTGGGATACCAGGTCTAA
- a CDS encoding peptidase domain-containing ABC transporter, producing MKKKFPFYKQPDTKDCGPTCLRIVSKYYGKSISLQQIRNLSETTREGSSLLGLSDAAENLGFRSMGVQIDFNTLVEEVPFPCVAHWNKNHFVVVYKIDKNNKVYISDPSYGLITYTREEFIKSWIGENANENTEEGIVLILETTPAFFQTEFDAEESKASFTFLSKYLLKYKSLVIQLAVGLLGGSLLSLIFPFLTQSIVDVGIQNQDINFIYVVLLAQIMLFLGRMGIETIRSWILLHLSARINISIISDFFIKLMRLPISFFDTRMTGDIMQRINDHHRIEQLLTSSSLNTLFSLVNLIIFSIVLLFYDYRLFLVYLVGAVLYIGWISFFLKKRKELDYKRFSQVSQEQSKVIELINGMQEIKMHNAEKQKRWDWEFLQVKLFKIRIKSLSLEQWQSVGGNFINQMKDILVSFLSAKLVLSGNLTLGMMLSVQYIIGQLNSPLLQLIDFIKQTQDAKISLERLGEIHDKDDEEDKNEQYVTDVPKRDIEIKDMSFRYIGSDVPVFENLSLTIPYQQTTAIVGASGSGKTTLLKLLMKFYDPDQGEIRIGNTNMKNISPRYWRDHCGVVMQEGYVFNDTIANNIAVGEDHIDKQKLRRAVEIANIKEFIESLPLSYNTKIGNEGVGVSGGQKQRLFIARAVYKSPEYILFDEATSALDANNEKVIMENLEQFFKGKTAVVIAHRLSTVRHADKIIVLDHGRVVEEGSHAELVDLRGEYYRLVRNQLELGS from the coding sequence TTGAAAAAAAAATTTCCATTTTATAAGCAGCCAGACACTAAAGATTGTGGTCCTACTTGCCTTAGGATCGTAAGTAAGTATTACGGTAAAAGTATATCCCTTCAGCAGATACGCAACCTGTCTGAAACCACCCGTGAAGGAAGCAGCCTTTTAGGCCTGAGTGATGCCGCAGAAAACCTGGGATTCCGTTCTATGGGAGTCCAGATAGATTTTAATACCCTTGTAGAAGAAGTTCCTTTTCCTTGTGTAGCACACTGGAATAAAAACCATTTTGTAGTGGTTTACAAAATTGATAAAAATAACAAAGTGTATATTTCAGACCCCAGTTACGGGCTGATCACGTATACACGGGAAGAGTTTATCAAATCATGGATCGGGGAAAATGCCAATGAAAATACAGAAGAAGGAATTGTTCTGATTCTTGAAACAACGCCCGCATTTTTTCAGACCGAGTTTGATGCAGAAGAAAGTAAAGCAAGCTTTACGTTTCTTTCCAAATACCTTCTTAAGTACAAATCACTGGTTATTCAGCTGGCCGTTGGGCTTTTAGGCGGAAGCTTACTTTCCCTTATTTTTCCTTTTCTTACCCAAAGTATAGTAGATGTAGGGATTCAGAATCAGGACATTAATTTCATCTATGTTGTTTTACTTGCCCAGATCATGCTATTCCTGGGAAGAATGGGAATTGAAACCATACGAAGCTGGATTCTTCTTCATCTTTCCGCAAGAATCAATATTTCTATTATCTCCGATTTCTTTATCAAACTGATGAGACTTCCGATAAGTTTCTTTGATACCAGGATGACAGGAGATATCATGCAGAGAATTAATGACCACCACAGAATTGAACAGCTTCTTACCAGCTCTTCGTTAAATACGCTGTTCTCCCTGGTGAACCTTATCATTTTCAGTATTGTTTTATTGTTTTATGATTACAGGCTGTTCCTCGTTTACCTCGTTGGAGCTGTATTGTACATCGGATGGATCAGTTTCTTCCTAAAAAAAAGAAAAGAGCTGGATTACAAAAGATTCTCGCAGGTCTCTCAGGAGCAAAGTAAAGTTATTGAGCTGATCAACGGGATGCAGGAGATCAAAATGCACAATGCCGAAAAACAGAAAAGATGGGACTGGGAATTTCTCCAGGTAAAATTATTTAAAATCAGAATAAAATCTCTTTCCCTGGAACAATGGCAGTCTGTAGGAGGTAACTTTATCAATCAGATGAAAGATATTCTGGTGAGCTTCCTTTCAGCCAAGCTTGTTTTAAGCGGAAATCTTACTTTGGGGATGATGCTTTCCGTCCAGTATATCATCGGGCAGCTAAACAGTCCGCTTCTACAGCTCATCGACTTTATTAAGCAGACTCAGGATGCTAAAATTTCTCTTGAAAGATTAGGGGAAATTCATGATAAAGATGATGAAGAGGATAAAAATGAGCAGTATGTGACAGATGTTCCGAAGAGAGATATAGAGATCAAAGATATGTCATTCAGATATATTGGCTCTGATGTTCCTGTTTTTGAAAATCTGAGCCTTACCATTCCTTACCAGCAGACCACAGCAATTGTAGGAGCCAGCGGAAGTGGTAAAACAACCTTACTGAAACTGTTGATGAAGTTTTATGATCCGGATCAAGGAGAGATCAGAATCGGGAATACCAATATGAAAAATATTTCACCAAGATACTGGAGAGATCATTGCGGAGTGGTAATGCAGGAGGGATATGTATTCAATGATACCATTGCCAATAATATTGCGGTAGGAGAAGATCATATTGACAAACAAAAGCTGAGACGTGCTGTAGAAATAGCCAATATCAAAGAATTTATTGAAAGTCTTCCATTAAGCTATAATACAAAAATAGGGAACGAAGGAGTTGGAGTCAGCGGCGGCCAGAAGCAGAGACTTTTCATTGCAAGAGCCGTTTACAAATCTCCTGAGTATATTTTGTTTGATGAAGCTACCTCTGCACTGGATGCCAATAATGAGAAAGTGATCATGGAAAACCTTGAGCAGTTCTTTAAAGGCAAAACTGCTGTAGTAATTGCCCACAGACTTTCCACGGTAAGACATGCAGATAAAATCATTGTACTGGATCATGGAAGAGTGGTAGAAGAAGGAAGCCATGCTGAGCTGGTAGATTTAAGGGGAGAATATTACCGCCTGGTAAGAAATCAGCTTGAATTAGGCAGCTAA
- a CDS encoding signal peptidase, with amino-acid sequence MKTINKLALIFFLFVVSLAYADTPQPAIPGGGGNGGNGTGSPASPIDMYVYVLGIVAIGFIVYFTKKYKSVKA; translated from the coding sequence ATGAAGACTATTAATAAACTAGCACTGATATTTTTCCTATTTGTTGTATCTTTAGCGTATGCTGATACACCACAGCCAGCCATCCCAGGTGGAGGAGGTAACGGAGGAAATGGTACAGGATCGCCTGCTTCACCCATTGATATGTACGTATATGTACTTGGTATTGTAGCAATTGGATTTATTGTTTACTTTACAAAAAAGTACAAAAGCGTAAAAGCATAA
- a CDS encoding DUF3810 domain-containing protein, producing MMISFFERFFELQKGIHQLLFSRVPFSVGDLLYSILGAFLVYYIITLFRKERRHQSLLRILMIINVFYFIYQIFWGMLYFQTPIINKLPSQKEPDIEKAKKLALTYLERCKTTRQSVKEDRNGIFIITNLTSIQKEILYQQTQLPSSISGKKAPQILDIKPSLFKNVMNFTGILGYYNPFTAEAQYNAELPHTFIPFTTAHESSHQLGFAREQEANFVGYLIGIHSANPELRYSTEFFTLKSLLRFIVEEDPEFVKNILHQYSPAMKRDRAYEKSFIFRHQGWLDDFFGFTNNLFLKSNQQEGSVTYSYFIDLLLNYEKT from the coding sequence ATGATGATTTCTTTTTTTGAGCGTTTTTTCGAACTTCAGAAAGGAATACACCAGCTACTGTTCAGCCGGGTACCTTTTTCTGTGGGAGATCTTCTCTATAGTATACTGGGCGCCTTTCTTGTGTATTATATCATTACTTTATTCAGGAAGGAAAGAAGACATCAGTCTTTACTCAGAATTCTGATGATCATTAATGTATTTTATTTTATCTATCAGATATTTTGGGGAATGCTGTATTTCCAGACTCCCATCATCAACAAACTGCCGAGCCAGAAAGAGCCGGATATCGAGAAAGCAAAAAAGCTTGCCCTGACATACCTGGAAAGGTGTAAAACAACAAGGCAATCTGTAAAGGAAGACCGCAACGGGATCTTTATCATCACGAACCTTACCTCTATACAAAAGGAAATTCTGTATCAGCAGACACAGCTGCCTTCTTCTATTTCGGGCAAAAAAGCGCCTCAGATTCTGGATATTAAACCCAGTCTGTTTAAAAATGTGATGAATTTCACAGGAATTTTGGGTTATTATAATCCTTTTACTGCCGAAGCCCAATATAACGCCGAACTTCCGCATACATTCATTCCTTTCACAACAGCGCATGAAAGTTCTCATCAATTGGGTTTTGCCAGAGAGCAGGAAGCTAATTTTGTAGGATATCTGATAGGTATTCATTCCGCTAATCCGGAGTTGAGATACAGTACTGAGTTTTTCACGTTAAAAAGCCTTTTAAGATTTATCGTGGAAGAAGATCCTGAATTTGTAAAGAATATTCTTCATCAGTATTCCCCTGCTATGAAAAGAGATCGTGCTTATGAAAAGAGTTTCATTTTCCGTCACCAGGGGTGGCTGGATGACTTCTTTGGATTCACCAATAATCTTTTCCTTAAAAGCAATCAGCAGGAAGGTTCTGTAACTTACTCTTACTTTATAGATCTCCTCCTAAATTATGAGAAAACATAA